One Acidiferrobacteraceae bacterium genomic window carries:
- a CDS encoding HAD-IB family hydrolase: protein MSLAIFDLDNTLLDGDSDYEWGHFLVDRKIVDGATYRAENERYYSEYKAGTLDIYDFLKFSLHPLATHPRVQLEQWREEFMQTRALAMITDVITDAARELVQKHREAGDTLLIITATNRFVTEPIARELGVESLLATDPEMRDGEFTGGVSGIPCFREGKVERLQAWLEQSGETLQGSTFYSDSHNDLPLLNLVDRPVAVNPDEELARVAADHDWPVLFLH, encoded by the coding sequence GATCTCGACAACACCCTGCTCGACGGCGACAGCGATTACGAGTGGGGTCATTTCCTTGTCGATCGCAAGATCGTCGACGGCGCCACCTATCGTGCCGAGAACGAGCGCTACTACTCCGAGTACAAGGCGGGCACCCTGGACATCTATGATTTCCTGAAGTTCTCGCTGCACCCCCTGGCCACCCATCCGCGGGTACAGCTCGAGCAATGGCGCGAGGAGTTCATGCAAACGCGAGCGCTGGCAATGATCACCGATGTGATCACCGATGCCGCGCGCGAGCTGGTCCAGAAGCACCGCGAGGCCGGCGATACCCTGCTGATCATCACCGCGACCAATCGCTTCGTCACCGAGCCGATTGCAAGGGAACTGGGCGTGGAGTCACTGCTGGCCACGGATCCCGAAATGCGCGACGGCGAATTCACCGGCGGTGTCAGTGGCATCCCCTGCTTTCGCGAGGGCAAGGTGGAACGCCTGCAGGCCTGGCTGGAACAATCCGGCGAAACCCTGCAGGGCAGCACCTTCTACAGTGACTCGCACAACGACCTGCCCCTGTTGAACCTGGTCGACAGACCCGTGGCCGTGAATCCCGACGAGGAACTGGCACGGGTCGCGGCCGATCACGACTGGCCGGTGCTGTTTCTGCATTGA